The DNA window ctgaggtacagACTTCCCGATCCACccattacataaaagtttaacatttgcagttttataattgtccaacttttgcattttcagttacttcccctatttttcagttatctcagtcctgcagcttcaattaactctcctattcttttggctatctcactccagtaatttcatttaacttccctgtttgtggagacactcttatccccaTCTTATGAAGACCTTACTGATGACAATTTTGGATTGCTCAATACCCAAGTGCAAACAGTCTCAAagaaagttgcacttcaaaaccaTCTCATGCTAGAtatgatactactcaaagaacaaggagtgtgtggatacttaaaggcaaaccacgaacaagaagaatgctgtgtcacaattcctaatgtgtcactacctcttcaggaaaacctccagaagatgaagaagatagctgatgtgacacatgagctgcagaACCAAATAAAGGAtacttggttgggaaatatttttggtaaaataggatgggtatttactggatggattactgacttgttgcaaacattgatTGTTATCatattttgcattattgtagtatgcattacacagaatcacagaatattttggttggatgggacctttgagatcattgagtccaaccaacaaaaaaaaaaaaaaaaacaaaaaaaaccacacccaaaaaatcccagaacacccacaccaaaaccaaaccaaaccaaacacccacaaccacaccccacccacaaacagacacaaaccaacaatctcgggcactagagcatgccctgaagtgccatgtctacacgttccttaaatacctccagggatggcgactccaccacctccctgggcaggctgttccagtgcctgaccactctctcagtaaagtaattcttcctaatacctaatctaaacctcccctgccgcaacttcagaccatttcctctggtcctgccattattcccttgggagaagaggccaacacccacctctctacaacctcctttcaggtagttgtagagggcaatgaggtcccccctcagcctcctcttctccaaactaaacatgcccagttccctcagcctctcctcataggacttgttctctagacccctcgccagcttggtggctctcctctggacatgctccagcacttcaatgtccttcctgtagtgaggggcccagaaatgaacacagtactcgaggtgaggcctcaccagggccgagtacagaggcacgatcacttccctgctcctgctggccacgctattcctgatacaggccaggatgccgttggccttcttggccacctgggcacacatctggctcatgttaagccggctgtccaccaacacccccaggtccttttctgctgggcagctttccagccactcttccccaagcctgtagcgttgcctggggttgttgtgtatacttgaaatgcaggacccggcacttggccttattaaacctcatcctattggctttggcccattgatccaacctgtccaggtccctctgtagaacctgccgaccctcaagcagatcaacactcccacctagtttggtgtcgtctgcaaacttactgagggtgcactcaatccccttatccagatcatcaataaagatattaaacaagactggccccaaaactgagccctgagggacaccactggtgaccggccgccaactggatttcaccccattattcacaactctctgggcacggccatccagccagttttttacccagtgaagagtacacttgtctatgccatgattcgccagcttctccaggagaacgctgtgggggacggtgtcaatgGCCTtatcaaagtccaggtagacaatgtccacagccttccccgcatcgagaaggcgggtcacatggtcatagaaagagatcaagttggttaagcaggacctccctttcataaacccatgctggctggccctgatccctcggctgccctgcacttgccttgagagctcactcaagatgatcctctccatgatctttcccggtaccgaggtcaggctgactaGCCTATAGTTTttcggatcatccttccggcccttcttgtagatgggcgtcacattggccaccctccagtcatctggcacctctcctgttgaccaggattgttgatagataatggagagaggcttggtgagctctcctgccagctttcTGAGTACCTTTGGGTACTCagatgtaaatcttgtgagaaaaatttgtatcgtttatctaggaggcggagagctgagtgtcccaaatgctctcctctaatcccaaggttttatgattgggaaagggcccgtCAAGAGTctaaaatagtaaagtttatctgtggtaagaaaactttaatcccagaagactgggacgtttgggaagaagattggaagattgtaaggacctgtgaggaaaggttcacgtggaaattaaaacgaagcacaatagctaacaagaaacaatctaaagagatgggtaacactcagaataaaggtattttaaggaaaagcccccttggttgtatattgacacactggagggacattgttggaaccgggggtacagagaataagaagactctcattaaatattgcaatcaatggtggccgatttataagctggaagatggagctaagtggccactttatgggtcaatcgattaaaacaccatcctgcaattaatgttgcttttaaggggagaaggaaaatgggatgaagtgtcatatgcagatatgtttttcacgctccgaaatcacccggagtggcaaagggactgtggaatggtgccgccacaggaccctatggtactcgccctcaagcgggaaaataacaaagaacttaaaggtaaactgaggcagtgttgctcggcatgcagtattggacaaaggtgcactacagtaaataaaatccaccaggcatcagaacaagatctaactgatttgcttaagcctccccctcgatcacaggaacaggatgtggactcggacggaacctccactcccccggacagccctgtatcctcctgtactagaaaaaagtctaccctaacagtcttacaggcacctctccgagaagCGATAGGGCCAGATGGTGGgatgatgctaatcaaggtacctttttccaccaccgatatagaggcatggaaaagggttgccaaggattacaggaatgatccagTAAGTGTAACCAAATTATTAGAATATgtgactgagatggaaaaacaattaattataaaaactgcaggggatttggctgaggatcattataaaactacaggaggagatgttaaagaatacctcccccttcaagatctaaaatgggatgcaaacaggaaaaattgcaggcataccagggctggatttcaaaaggaatggagagggccattcccaaaaccatacattggtcagcattatatgcaataagacaaggtccttccgagtcaccatccaaattcttggatcgactaagggacgtaatgcaccgtaacacaccgctggatcctgggtcagaggtaggaatacaacaactagtttctttattcttaggtcagtctacaggagatattaggcacaagctccaaaagctgcatcccacagaaggaaggaacctagaagtattgctggatgaagcatgGAGGGTGTTCAGTAATAGAGAGGAAGATTATAGGCGGGGACAAAGAAGGGTGGTGGCGGtcatcagggaggaggaagaaaaaaaaactccgACGAGGACAGCCTCGACTAGGCAGGGATCAATGTGtgttatgcagaagatttggtcactggaaagatgagtgtccggaaaagcgaaaaaaaaaggagaagggacgaaacaatcagaaaggaagaatagtagCCAATTTGAAGgaagactgatggggacctggggaatccaccctagcggatccactgattataatgaagctagggaaggagcaaaaggaggtggaatttctggttgatacagggacaacgtattcggttttaaacaaagctctgatgcccctgggaaatgactatatcatggtaaaaggggcaactggccaaagtttaaaaggcatatttttgtgaacctcagAGATATAAactgggaaaacaatggggcgttcacagattcctgtacatgcccaactccccgaaagcacttttggggagagatttgttagaacaattgggtgcaataattaaatttaaatagggagagattactctggaggtaaatgaccagcagtatatccaaataatgagtttatccctagctagtgttcccacagaaggaaaaatcagcgaagaaatcacgaaccaggtataccccggggtatgggccaccgatgtgcccgggaaagcaaaaatgctccacctgttgaggtcaaactcaaggaaggacgacagccggtaagaatcaaacagtatcccctgaagaaggagaacagggagggaattcggccagtaatagaaaaattttttacaactggggttactaaaggaatgtgaatccgattttaacactccaatattacctgtccgcaaacccgacgggtcataccgggtggtccagaacctccgggctataaataacataactgaagacctctatccggtagtggcaaatccatacaccttgctgactgtattgacacccgaactaacctggtttactgttttagacctgaaggatgccttcttttgcctccctctccataaagccagccagaaaatatttgcatttgaatgggaaaatcccaaaagtggacgtaaaactcagcttacttggacggtgttaccacaagggttcaaaacagctctactatatttggtaaccaactcgcaaaagatcttgagtcctgggaagccccgcctgaggaggggaaactgttacaatatgtggacgatatcctgattgccaccaagacaaaggacgcttgtatggcctggacggcgagtctgctaaactttttggggctccagggataccgggtatccaagaagaaggcccaagtaatgcagcgtaaggtgatttatctgggctatgaaatcagtgctggacaaaggactttgggactggcccgaaaagagacaatatgccaaactccgagaccgcaaacagtgaaagagttacgaactttcctggggatgactgggtggtacCGACTATGGATCTATAACTATGGACTGCTTGTTAAACCATTGTACgcactaacaaccactgaacagaAACACCTTGATTGGAACAAAGAGACCATACAGGTCTTTGACAtgctaaaaaaggccctgatgtcggccccagccttaggactcccagatgtgagtaaaccgttttctcttttttctcactgagaagcaggggattgccctgggaatactagcacaagatctgggcccgtattgacgagcagttgcctacttttctaaacaattggacgcaactgcaaagggttggcctggatgcttgcgagcggtcgTGGCCGTAGTACTGAATATCCAGGAAGCccgaaaattcaccctgggccagaaaatgactgtgttggtgtcccatacagtattagaagtgaaaggcggacactggctctccccacaaagattcttgagatatcaggctataatggcagaacaagatgatgtggagattgtagtcactaacattgtcaatccagcctctttcctcagtggaaacacaggagaaccagtgcatcacgactgtctggaggccatcaaagcaacatatttgagccgttcggacctgagagacagtcctatggaaaacacggaaaactggttcacagatggaagcagctatgtcctaagcagtaaaaggcatgccggatatgccattaccgccagtcaggaagtaatagagtcagggcctttgcccatgaatacctcggcacagaaggcagaaataattgctctgacccgCGCCTTGGAATTGGCCCAAGGCAAACCTGTGAATATGTATACAGACTCGAAATAGGCCTTTGtagtcatacatgctcatggagcaatctggaaggagagaggattattgaactcacagggcaaaaacatcaagcatgcagaggagatcctgaaactgctggaggcagtccaactccctgagaaagtggcgatcatgcacattaaggcacaccagaaagtaaactcggtgttggaaagaggaaatgagctggcggacagagaggcaaaacaggtagccaaagcaaaggtaaaaacagaaggggctttaaTCCCTGATGGGCAAATTTCCCTAGgaggtgacgtgcggaaagcagactccacaacctgtggggttgtaaagtaggtatgtttattcagcgccgggcagcacggggggtcaccccaccaaaatcatgcgcacccaccgcggcagttagcttaggatttatacaatcacatcttacatattcaaggggcgcctatacatatccataacctttccccgaaatggcggtctttattacaatgaaatcatttccatagtctccgcctttaactcctcccagctgcgcatgcccagtgcctcctggtgttcgtgggccggggtctcggggatgaaggccatgtcttcctcgctgtgtacctctcgcttttaatgttaatgtgttgctccaggccatggggtcgggaaaccagatgatcactctgtcaggacaactgaatactaattgttcccttatctcccatcgaggcgtgaggtgaccactttatggtttcaacacatcctttctttgcctaaacaccttggcaatggctttaggctatagatacacagcttaagccaagaaatggccctgccattagtgttatttccccttatcaatccccccttttctaagagattagtaaattcttttacttattcctacagcatgttttctttctctaagcatttcttaaaatattttcctgactcgactttttgtcaaagctgatgcttcttccaaagtttgtgatcacttgtggttctttttgcacagcacataaagcatctaagtaaagtgcaaattgcaatccttaagactatcattgtaattaataatacaaacaactgcttcaaccaagcacaGTCAGGCAGCCatgaggttaatttttccaaaggtcagaaaaaacaagtaaagcatcatcttgagatacttggtgtagtacccttgactgttgccaaattcgagcaatgtccgctctggccaacctgaaaaggtatcagttaatactaataaatatcgataccccccttttcttgggagttctgctgccattgttgcccaggcccgttgcccttcccaatttagcccatttctggtttgggggtatttttgggtttagtctggaggcaaagatcgcactgctgagtcacttgtctcacagtggtgtataaatttctagctacaatttctctaattagttgtttatattgtgcctctgccccccaatgcctctttctatgttcttcccttatcagagaccatactagataagagggaacgattagtttcccttgtggggtgagagcccatccctcttCCTTATATGATCCTTCCTAGATCTGTGATAaacttctgatcttccttggtatattctggcttaccttctcgggaaatttgcccgtcagggatcaaagccccttctgtttttacctttgctttggctacctgttttgcctctctgtccgccggctcatttcctctttccaactccgagtttgctCCGGtatgccttaatgtgcatgaccgccactttctcagggagttcgactacctccagcagtttcaggatctcctctgcatgcttgatgtttttgccctgtgagttcaataatcctctctccttccagattgctccatgaccccaaaggcgtatttcgagtctgtcaattatttctgccttctctgccaaggtattcatgggcaaaggccctgactctgttacttcctgactggtggtaatggcttatccggcatgccttttaccgcttaggacatagctgcttccatccgtgaaccagttttccgtgttttccataggactgtctctcaggtccgaacggctcaaatatgttgcttcgatggcctccagacagtcgtgatgcactggttctcctgtgtttccactgaggaaagaggctggattgacaatgttagtgactacaatctccacatcatcttgttctgccattatagcctgacatctcaaggatctttgtggggagagccagtgtctgcctttcacttctaatactgtatgggacaccaacacagtcattttctggcccagggtgaatttttgggctgcctggatgtttagtactacagctgcgaccgcttgcaagcatgcaggccaaccctttgcagttgcgtccaaaaataggcaactgctcgtcgatacgggcccagatcttgtgctagtattcccagggcaatcccctgcttctcatgagaaaaaaagaaaaaacagtttactcacatctgggagttctaaggctggggccgacatcagggccttttttgcaactcaaaggcctgtccattcaaggtaTTACAGGggtttagtcggcaccacccagtcatccccaggaatgTTCCtaactctttcactctctcttttcgggcctgtcccaaagtcctttgtgcagcactgatttcatagcccagataaatcactttacgctgcattacttgggccttcttcttggatacccggtatccctggagccccaaaaagtttagcagactcaccgtccaggccataccagtgtcctttgtcttggtggcaatcaggatatcgtccacatattgtaacagtttcccctcctcaggcggggcttcccaggactcaagatcttttgcgagttggttaccaaatatagtagagctgtttttgaacccttgtggtaactaccgtccaagtaagctgagttttacgtccacttttgggattttcccattcaaatgcaaatattttctggctggctttatggagagggaggcaaaagaaggcatccttcaggtctaaaacagtaaaccaggttagttcggGTGTTAAtccagtcagcaaggtgtatggatttgccactaccggacaGAGATCCTCAGttattgtaataagtaactaagggtaatttgctgatcaaacaggttaagcaagaggaattAGAGGTTAAGCAATGTAAACGGAAAGCAAAATAGCACAAGACCATGAGAAGGGAGTGCAAAAACTGCTCCTCCTTAGTGCACCCCAATTACAGCTCATGATAAAGCATGGGTGTTATGTTACAACCTGCTTCCAGCACTGGCATAGTTCACCTCTTCACCTTGCCAAATAAATGTTAGTGCTCAGTGGGCCAAATTCAGCACAGATGTAACTGGTTGCTTTTCTTGGTGCTCAGCTGAAATAAACCCTATGATGATCTCACTCAATACTGATCtataaataaactgattttttttggtcataaatAGAAGCTTTTAGTATCTGCAAACAACATCTCATAATTATGGCAGGTGGATTCTGTTCAAGACAATCACTAAACTCATTGGTTTCCACTGCTGACAGATGTCATGTTTTTCAACATGtgattgaaaaacaaatttgtaaaatacatgccctggaaaataaagcattgacctagatattaataaaattaataggcTGCAAATAATAGAGATACCATTTCTGCATTTATGGACTATTTTTAGTCTTTGAAATGCCACATTTCAGctgtcttctgtttgttttatattcttaGGGCATATTCATTACCTGATAATCCTGACACATCAGATTCAGGTAGATGCCTGGCTTTTAAAACAACCACAGTGAGCGTGTTTGTTGAAGACTGATAACAGAGAGAGATCAGTAATGCTCCACACCCAGATGATTTCTgaggaaatagaaagaaagaaagaaaagaaagaaagaaagaaagaaagaaagactatAAGCAATTATATTGAccaagctttaaactagaattaaGAAGATTTATAAAATGCCACATAACTGTATGTTCTGAAATGGTGTAAAAGGATATAACTTATGGAGCTATGCTGCTTTACATAGCAAATATAATTTCCCTCTATTGTAGTTATATAACTCTTCTTATGGTTGGTTATTAGactgagcaaaaataaataacaaataagtaaaaatataggCTGACATGACATCATTAGCTTCAGAGATTAGAAATGAAatcctgagaaaaaaagagagaaaaagatctcAAGCCAAACAAAAATTCCATaaagatatattgaaaaaaaaatgaataaaggtaaattaaaaaaatcttcagtaaaatgtttttaaactggaaggaTTCAAACAGTTAGTGAAATCTCATCTCTGACACCTTCTAAAGTAGtataatataaatgaaataaagatgaGATCAAAGACTTCCTCTATGATTGCATGATTTGAATTTGCAGGCGTTGTTTATTTCAcaggaggaaggcaagggaaacaagcaaaaataatacCTTATAACTTATTTGGTTTTCTGGTATATAAACAAAATATCAGTGACATAGTTATAATTGTTGTAATATAGCAATAGAATTGCAAAATAACAGTATTAATTATAGGTATGTTGTCTGGTAGACATTTATTTGATTTGGCGGCATGCTTGCTCTTTCAAAATAATCAAATTGAAAGTCAATACACATTCCACTTCCTTAGTAGAGATTGAGACGTGCGTGTGATGCATGTGCATTTCTGTGGTTCAGCTATGATGGTTGTAAATGATCTTTACATTCTGAAATGAGACAAAAtcctatgaaatatttttagcccAGTGAAGTCAGtatgttttgccattgacttcatgCCTTACTGTCCTTAGTAGGGCTGCAGCCTGTGTCACAGTTCTCGAGAGAGAAGGTAGTAACAGCACTGAAGTGCAAGAACATACTACTGCATCAACAAAATGGTCTCTAACAGGTTCCAATTTCTTAACTAAAGACTACGCTGCATTCTTTCAGGATCTGCTATAAAAACCATGTAGTTGAAGTGAAAGATTTACATTGACTTTGACTTCGACTTCAATAAGCTTTAAGAAAGAatgatttcaaacagaaaaggagagggaggagatggggaataATATATAAATCTTtgcattctttccttttaaagcaaattaatgtGGACTGAGGCCACTTGACCTAATGTAAATGGGTCCACTCAAACTTGCTGGACCAGCTGAATAAGCAAGTAGAGTTTAGGACATTAACAGTTTCTTGCAACATGCTCACTGTAGTGTTCTTTTATTACATTTGTGTAACTGCATCCTCATACTGCCATTATGAAAGCATCTCAATGACTTGCATGATTAActtgttcccttttctttccaagatGCTAGCAGCATTACACAAGAATCATAGCTAACACGAGCACAACACTtttacagtttaaataaaaaatgttactctaacatttcttttgatgATCTCTCTGTCCATTAGCAGCCTTCCTTCTGACAATTCAATTCCTTCAAGGGGAATGAGGACTTCTCCAATGACATCATCTCTGGAAAATCTGTCAAAGCTCAGGATCATAAAGTGAAGTGTTAAGTCTTGAATTTGGCTATAGGGGATTCCATAAAACGTGAAGGTCTCATCGAAAGCTGGATCTAAGGTTTTTCTCAGCACTCTGGTTTTTACCTTGTGCTTTTTCTCAGGCAGGATTGTCATTTTGATGTAGGGATCAGAAGTCATTGACTGTTCATCCATTGCTGGCAGCCCATGTGCTTCTTTGATGTTCACTACAAATGCCTTTTTCTCAAAGTTGTACtctaaggagaaaaagagagttcCTAGCTTGTCTTGTTTATCTTCAGATGACAGGGAAATGATGGATTTTAAACTATCAGGGGATACtgaatctttcttcctttctgcaaaGTGCTTAGGAGACAAACTGTCAAGATCTGGAGAGCTCTGGATTTTAGGGGTTGTTTTGGGGAAGTTGCCATTTAGATCTCTCTTCTTCAGGTCAAGATGGAGAGAATTCTTTGACATCGCTGATTTGTTATTTGCTTCACTTCTATCATCTGCTCCAAACTTCTTCTTAGTGTTGAGATTCTCGGGGTAAATATCAACCCCCTTCAGAACATGGACAAACTTATATGGAGGGGTCTTATTGGATTTGGAAGATTTACGTTGACAGCAGATCCAAGCAAAAAGGGAGACAGAGAAGGCAAGGCCAAATGCACTAAAGATCCCAACCACTGTAGGAATTTCATCTGCAAGTCAAATAAATAGCAACAAGCACATAAGCAGCAATGCCTTGGACTCTGTGTGATAtttaataaagtaataatttaGTAAAACAAACTGATACAAGATGGTAATAGCAGCAGAATCAACAGACTGAAAGTGCTTTGTGTTGTTCATATTGCTCATTACCTGCAGTCATGCATGTGTACTCCCATTCTAAGGCATGCTTGTTATGTTAGTGTTTTTCCATACACAGAGTGTTTGGGAGGAAAATACTATTCCCATCCAAAGAGTAATAACCATTAGTAATTGCTCAACTATCTCATCCCTCTGTGTGTAGTTTCTGAGTTTATATGTTTGTGAGTAATACCAGCTCTCAGAAGGTTTCATCTTTGAGTTTATGGAGCTTTGTTGGTTAGATAAAATAGATTCATTACttatagatcacagaatcacaggatcttcatggttggaaaggacctctgagatcaccgagtccaaccatacacacacaaaagacccccacaatctcagccactagagcatgccctgaagtgccatgtctacacgttccttaaatacctccagggatggcgactccaccacct is part of the Numenius arquata chromosome W, bNumArq3.hap1.1, whole genome shotgun sequence genome and encodes:
- the LOC141476788 gene encoding synaptotagmin-4-like; amino-acid sequence: MAPIEASQQQFDEIPTVVGIFSAFGLAFSVSLFAWICCQRKSSKSNKTPPYKFVHVLKGVDIYPENLNTKKKFGADDRSEANNKSAMSKNSLHLDLKKRDLNGNFPKTTPKIQSSPDLDSLSPKHFAERKKDSVSPDSLKSIISLSSEDKQDKLGTLFFSLEYNFEKKAFVVNIKEAHGLPAMDEQSMTSDPYIKMTILPEKKHKVKTRVLRKTLDPAFDETFTFYGIPYSQIQDLTLHFMILSFDRFSRDDVIGEVLIPLEGIELSEGRLLMDREIIKRNVRKSSGCGALLISLCYQSSTNTLTVVVLKARHLPESDVSGLSGNEYALRI